The genomic region TGGCTGGATTGATGTTGACAGTACACCTGGCGAGGGTTCAGTATTCAGGATCTACCTGCCGGCGGCTGTGCCTGGCGAAGTCGAGAAGGGATCTGATGAGAATACAGCCTTGCCGGCGGAGACACCGGGAATCGGTGAGAAGATCCTTCTGGTGGAGGACGATCATGTCGTGAGGTCGCTGACCCAGAAGCTGCTGGAAAAATGCGGCTACCAGGTGTGTCCGGCGCCAGACGCCGAGCAGGCACTCGATATCTTCGAGGAGCTGAACGGAGATTTCCGGATGGTGCTGAGTGATGTGGTCCTGCCTCATATGGACGGCATCCAGATGGCCGATCGGCTGCGCGGACTCAAGCCCGGCCTGCAGGTATTGCTGATGAGCGGCTACAGCGACGAATCCCGGAGGCAGCAGATCCGCGACAAGGGTTACGCCTTCATCCATAAACCCTATACGGTCCCGGACCTCAGGCAGACGGTCAAACGGGTTCTTGCGGATGAAGCCGGCAGGCGTCCTGTCTGACGGACGGTTCGCATCGTTTCCTGTATCTCGCCTGGCCGCCGCTGGCGTTCCCTCCAGTGCCGCCCCGATCAGCCCGATCAGAATCAAAGTTCCTTGACTCGCATTTAACCACTTGCTATACTCCCGTCTTGCGCTCCAAAGAAGGGCGCTTAAGTCTGTAAAGAACTGGGTAACAGAACCGAGCGCAGACTTCTCCGCAAGCCTAGGCGGCGGGGAAAATAAAGTCTGCTGCTCGTTCGTGTGTGTAAAAGGTTGAGATTTCCGCGGCGCGACGCGCCACAGGATGAGACAGGAAAAAGGAAAGTATGCCTACAGTCAATCAGCTGGTAAGGAAAGGCCGCAAGTCGACCGCCGAGAAATCCTCGACGCCGGCTCTCAAGGGCGCGCCACAACGCCGTGGCGTCTGCACCCGCGTCTACACGACCACGCCGAAAAAGCCGAACTCGGCCCTTCGGAAGGTCTGCCGCGTGCGCCTGACCACCCAGATCGAAGTGACTGCCTATATCCCCGGCATCGGCCATAACCTTCAGGAGCACTCCGTGGTCCTGGTAAAAGGCGGCCGTGTGAAGGATCTGCCGGGTGTCCGTTACAAGGTAGTCAGGGCCGCCCTGGATACCGCGGGTGTCAGTGACCGCCGCCAGGCCCGTTCCAAGTACGGGGTCAAGGCCCCCTAAGGAGTTTATATGCCCCGCCGCGCAGCCGCCCAGAAGAGGGAGACCACTCCCGACCCGATCTATAACAGCAAGCTGGTAGCCCAGTTTGTCAACAAGGTTATGCAGGGCGGCAAGAAGTCGACGGCGGAAAAGATCACTTACCGCGCCCTCGAGATCATGGGCGAGAAGAAGGGCGAAGATCCAGTCGCGATCTTGAAGCAGGCTGTCGACGCGGTAACGCCATCGCTGGAGGTAAGGTCCCGCCGGGTCGGCGGCGCCACCTACCAGGTGCCGGTCGAAGTCCCGACGCGCAGGGCGCGCACGCTCGCGATCCGCTGGATCGTCGGTTACGCCCACGAGCGCCGCGAGAAGACCATGGCCGAGCGTCTCGCCAACGAGTGCCTCGAAGCCCTGGGAAACCAGGGTTCAGCCTGGAAGAAGAAGGACGATATTTACCGGATGGCTCAGGCAAACAAGGCCTTCGCCCACTACCGCTGGTAAGTGGCTGGCCCGGAGCCGGGGGATGCAGCATATTGAATGTCAGTGAAAAAATCCGGTAGATCCTAGAGGCGCCGGGCAGACAGTTTGGATTTTGATGAGTACACAGGCAGCAGTAAACACCAACAGTAAGAAGAGCGCAGACATGACACGCAAGTTTTCCCTCGAGAAAACCAGAAATATCGGGATCATGGCCCACATCGACGCGGGCAAGACCACGACGACCGAGCGCATCCTGTTCTATACAGGCAGGACGCACAAGATCGGCGAGGTCCACGATGGCGCCGCGGTCATGGACTGGATGGAGCAGGAGCAGGAGCGGGGAATCACCATCACCTCCGCAGCCACGACCTGCGAATGGAAAGATTACAAGATCAACGTTATAGACACTCCCGGGCACGTGGACTTCACTGTCGAGGTCGAGCGCTCACTGCGTGTACTCGATAGCGCCATCGCCCTTTTCTGTTCGGTAGGCGGCGTCGAGCCCCAGTCGGAGACCGTCTGGCGGCAGGCTGACAAGTATCACGTCCCCCGCATCGCCTATGTGAACAAGATGGACCGCATGGGCGCCGATTTCTTCCAGGTGCTCGACATGATGATCAAGCGCCTCGGCGCCAATCCTGTAGCCATCCAGCTGCCGATCGGCCGTGAGGATGCCTTCGAGGGTGTCATCGACCTGGTCGAGATGAAGGAACTGGTATGGGACGAAGACAAGGGCGAGACCTGGGAAGTCCGCGAGATCCGTGAAGATATGGCTGATTTCGCCCAGGAATGGCGCAACCTGATGATCGAGAAGCTGGCCGACCATGATGATACGCTCATGGAGGCCTATATCGAGGGCAACGCGATCGAGACGGCGCAGCTCAAGGGTGCCATCCGCAAGGCCACCAACGATATCGCTATTACCCCGGTACTTTGCGGTACCGCCTTCAAAAACAAGGGCGTGCAGCCGCTGCTGGACGCGGTCATCGATTATATGCCCTCCCCCCTGGACGTGCCCCCTATCAAGGGCATCAGCTCCGAGAAGGGCGAGGAGATCCGCCACGCCAGCGACGAAGAGCCTTTTGCTGCGCTTGCTTTCAAGGTAATGACAGATCCGTTCGTGGGCAAACTGACTTATTTCCGGGTTTATTCCGGTGTGCTTAAGTCCGGCAGTCATGTTTATAACGCCACCAAGGACAAGAAGGAGCGCGTCGGCCGCATCCTGCAGATGCATGCGAATTCCCGCGAGGACCGCGATGCTATCTACGCGGGCGATCTAGCCGCCGCCGTCGGCCTCAAGTTCACGACCACCGGCGACACCCTCTGCGATCAGAGCGACCCGATCATCCTCGAGTCCATGGATTTCCCGGCGCCGGTCATCGCTGTGGCCATCGAGCCCAAGACCAAGGCTGACCAGGAGAAGCTGGGCGCTTCGCTGCGCAAGCTGGCTGAGGAAGACCCGACATTCCAGGTCCGCACTGACGAGGAGACCGGCCAGACCGTCATCCACGGAATGGGCGAGCTGCACCTGGAGATCATCGTCGACCGCCTGCTGCGCGAGTTCAAGGTCGACGCCAACGTCGGCAAGCCGCAGGTGGCTTACCGCGAGACCATCCGTAAGCCGGTAGAGAAGGTCGTCGGCAAGTTCGTCCGCCAGTCAGGCGGCCGCGGTCAGTTCGGCCACGTAGTCATCAACCTGGAGCCTTCCGGCCCGGGCGAAGGCTACGAGTTCGAGGACAAGATCAGCGGCGGTGTCATTCCCAAGGAATATATCCCCTCGGTGAACGAGGGTATCAAGGAAGCTATGGAAAACGGTGTCCTGGCCGGTTATCCGATGGTGGGCGTCAAGGTGACGCTCGTCGACGGTTCCTACCACGACGTCGATTCATCGGAGATGGCCTTCCGGATCGCCGGTTCGATGGCGTTCAAGTCGGCCGTCGCCAAGGCCAAGCCGGTCCTGCTGGAGCCGGTCATGGAAGTGGAAGTCGTAGTGCCCGAGGAGTACATGGGCGACATCATCGGCGACCTGAACTCCCGCCGCGGCAAGATCGAGGGCATGGAGCCCCGCGGCAAGGCCCAGGTCATCCACGCGCGCATCCCCCTGGCGGAGATGTTCGGTTATGCGACCGACGTCCGTTCGCTAAGCCAGGGACGCGCCGTATACAGCATGCAGTTTGACCGTTACGAAGAGGTACCGAGCTCAATCGCCACCGGCATAGTGGAGCAGATCAACGGCAAGTAGCAGCGCAGCTTGCCTGCCGTGGTGGTTTGATATATAGTAACTCGCTCTTTAGGTTGAAATTAAAGGAACAAAAGCTATTCGATGGGTTTAGGCAGGACTTGATCACAGGTTTTGCTCAGCGTATTGGAGAGGAGAGGAGCAAGGATGTCTAAAGCAAAGTTTGAAAGAACCAAGCCGCACGTGAATGTAGGAACGATCGGCCATATCGATCACGGCAAGACGACCCTGACCGCGGCGATCACAGCATGCCTGGCTGGTCACGGAGAGAACGTCGAGGTCAGAAGCTTCGACTCCATCGACAACGCTCCCGAGGAGCGTGAGCGCGGCATCACCATCTCAACCGCTCACGTCGAGTACGAGACTGAAAAGCGCCACTACGCGCACGTCGACTGCCCGGGACACGCTGACTACATCAAGAACATGATCACCGGCGCGGCGCAGATGGACGGCGCCATCCTGGTGGTAAGCGCGGCTGACGGCCCGATGCCGCAGACCCGCGAGCACATCCTCCTGGCCCGCCAGGTGGGCGTACCTTATATCATCGTCTTCCTGAACAAAGTAGACATGGTGGACGACCCCGAGCTCCTCGAGCTGGTGGAGATGGAAGTGCGCGAGCTGCTCTCCGAGTATGAATTCCCCGGGGACGAGATCCCCATCGTCGCTGGTTCGGCCCTGAAGGCGCTGGAATGTGCCTGCGGAACCGCCGAGTGTGCTTCCTGCAACCCCATCCTCGAGCTGATGAACGCAGTGGATGAGTACCTGCCGGAGCCGGAGCGCGACATTGACAAGCCCTTCCTGATGCCGATCGAAGACGTCTTCACCATCACCGGCCGCGGCACCGTCGCCACCGGCCGCGTCGAGCGCGGCATCGTCACAGTCGGTGAGGAAGTAGAGATCGTCGGCATGCAGGAGAAGATCGACAAGACCGTCTGCACCGGCGTTGAGATGTTCCGCAAGCTGCTCGACGAAGGACGCGCAGGCGACAATATCGGCGCACTGCTCCGCGGAACCAAGCGCGAAGACATTCAGCGCGGCATGGTCCTGGCAAAGCCGGGTTCCATCACCCCGCATACGCATTTCAAGGCGCAGGTATATGTGCTCTCCAAGGAAGAGGGCGGCCGTCACACACCGTTCTTCACCAACTACCGGCCGCAGTTCTACTTCCGTACGACTGACGTGACCGGCAGCATCACCCTTGAAGAGGGCGTCGAGATGGTCATGCCGGGTGACAACACCGTCATGGAAGTAAAGCTGATCACGCCGATCGCCATGGAGGAAGGCCTCCGCTTCGCTATCCGTGAGGGCGGCCACACCGTCGGCGCCGGCGCAGTAACCAGCATCATAGAATAGACAACCAACAAGACCGGCGCTTAGGCACCGGGCTTTAATACGGTCTCACGGCAGGGCGCACAAACGCTCAGTAGATTGCCCGGAGATCGGAAACGAGAAAGATATGGCTCAACAGAAAATACGCATAAGGCTCAAGGCTTACGATCACGAGCTCATCGATCGCAGCGCGCGGCTCATCGTCGAGCAGGCCCAGCGCACCGGCGCCACCGTCGTCGGTCCGGTACCCCTGCCCACTGAGAAGAACGTGTACTGCGTCATCAAGAGTCCGTTCAAGGACAAGGACTCGCGTGAGCACTTCGAGATGCGCACGCACAAGCGTCTGATCGACATCCATCAGCCGACACCGAAGACGGTGGACTCGCTGATGCGACTTGATGTACCTGCCGGCGTCGACATCGAGATCAAGCTCTGATATGGCCGCCATACTGGGAAAGAAACTGGGCATGACCCAGATATTCACAGACGACGGCGACCGGGTCGTGGTCACTGTGATCGAGGCAGGTCCCTGCGCGGTCACCCAGGTCAAGACCAACGCCCGGGATGGCTATCAGGCTGTTCAGATGGGCTTCGGCGACATGAAGAAGAACAAGGTGAACAGACCCCAGGCCGGCCACTTCAAGAAAGCCGGCGTGGATGCAAAGCGCCACCTGGCAGAGATCCGCGTTGAGGCTGAGACTGCTGAGGGCGCTTCCGAGGAGGAAGCGATCCTGAAGCTGGTCGTTCCGGAGATCGCCGAGGTTGCCGCTGAGGAGCCCGAAGCTGTAGAAGCCGGAGAGCCGGAAGCAGTTGCTGAGGAAGCTCCTGCCGGTGAAGCCGCTGAGGCTGAAGCCGGAGAAGCGCAGGCGGAAGATGCCGGCGCCGAAGCTGCGAAAGAGATAACCGCCGAGGGCGAGGAAGCTGCTGAAGCTGAGGCTCCCAAGGCTGAAGAGAAGAAATCCGCGAAGAAGGGCAAGAAGAAGGCCAAGGCCAAGGCGAAGAAGCCTGAGATAACAGTGGCTGCCTTCGAAGCGGGCATGAAGGTCAAGGTGACCGGAATCTCAAAGGGTAAAGGCTTCGCGGGTGTCATCAAGCGGCATAATTTTGCCGGTGGCCCCGGTTCGCACGGCGCTCATTTCCATCGGGCTCCGGGCTCGGTAGGAGCCAGCGCTTATCCGTCGCGGGTGTTCAAGGGAATCAAGCTTCCTGGACAGATGGGCAACAAGCAGTCGACTCAGCTCGGTCTTACCGTGTTCGACATCGACACTGAGAAGAACCTGCTGTTCGTGAAGGGCGCGGTACCCGGTTCCAAGAACGGCATAGTTTTTATCCAGACCCAGTAAGGATCAGGCAGAGCGGAAAACTAATTTTATGGCTGATAAAGAAGAAAAAACCGAAGAGACAAAGTCTGAAGCTGTGGAAGCGGCTGTAGACGAGGCGAAGGCAGAAGCCAAGGTGGCGTCAAAGCCCAAGGCCGAAGCGAAGGCGAAAGCCGACGCAAAGCCGAAAGCGGAGGCCAAGCCGAAAGCCGAGGCCAAGGCTGAGACTAAGCCAGCGCCGAAGAAAAAGGCGAAGTCGAAGAAAAAGGCCGCTGCCAAGGCTGACGTGAAGGTTCCGGCTATCAAGACCATGAGCGACAAGGACGCCAAGCTCAGCCCGGAAGTATTCGCGGTGGAGCCGAAGATCGGCGTACTGCACGAAGCCGCTCGCGCCGAGATGGCCGCGCGCCGCAGTGGCACGGCATCCACGAAGAAACGCGGCGAGGTCCGCGGTGGCGGCGCCAAGCCGTGGCGCCAGAAAGGCACGGGCCGCGCCCGCGCCGGATCGAGCCGGATGCCTCACTGGACCGGTGGCGGTATCGCTTTTGGTCCCACGCCCCGCGACTTCAGTTTCAAAGTCAACCGCAAGGTCCGGCTCAAGGCGCTGAAGATGGCGCTGTCAGCCCGGGCTAGCGAAGGCAACCTCAAGATAGTCGATGCACTGCCTTTTGATGAGCCGAAGACCGCGGCGGCGGCAGCCGTACTGGAAGGCCTCGGCGTCTCGTACCCGCTGCTGGTGCTGGTGGGCGATGAAGAAGTCAACGCCGCCATGTCGTTCCGCAACCTGCCCCGCGTGGCTGTATGCAACGCCAGCGAGCTGGGAGTGGCCGATGTCATGGCAGCCCGCACGGTATTGCTCAGCAAGCCGGTCCTCGACCAGCTCAACGGGATGGGAGACCGCAAATGAGAGATCCGCATACCATCATCCTGGGTCCGGTCATCTCGGAGAAGAGCTACCAGCTCATCGAGCATAACAAATACACCTTCAAGGTGGATCCGAGGGCCAAGAAGCCGGCCATCGCCCAGGCGATAGAAGAGATTTTCAGCGTCAACGTTGTGAGCGTGAATGTGATCAAGACCAGGTCGAAGCCCAAGCGGCGCGGCATGGTCAGGGGCAGGACTACTTCCGGCAAGAAAGCCATCGTGGAGCTGTCGGAAGGCCAGAAAATCGAATTCTTTGAAACGATGTAAGGGAATATGGCTCAGGTAAAGACATACAAACCGACATCTCCGGGACGCAGGTTCATGACCGGCTCCACCTTCGAGGAGATCACCCGCTCGAAGCCGGAGAAGAAGCTCACCAAGGGCATCTCCAAGAACGCCGGCCGCAACTCGTATGGCCGCATCACCAAGCGGCGCACCGGCGGCGGTCACAAGCGGCGTTTTCGCCAGATAGATTTCAAGCGGCTCAAGGACGGCATCCCGGCCAAGGTCGCAACGATCGAGTACGACCCCAACCGGTCGGCCCGGATCGCCCTTCTCCACTATGTGGACGGGGAAAAGCGTTACATCCCGGCGCCGCTAGGCCTGCAGGTGGGAACCATGCTGGTATCCGGTCCGGAAGCTGATATCAAGCCGGGCAACTCGTTGCCGCTGGCTAACATCCCGGTGGGTACCATGATCCACTGCATCGAACTCAAGCCAGGGCGGGGCGCCCAGATGGTCCGCGGCGCCGGCACTTCCGCCCAGCTGATGGCCAAGGAAGGCAAGATGGCCAACGTCAGGCTTCCTTCCGGTGAGATGCGCCTGGTGGAAGCGACCTGCCGCGCCACTATCGGCGAAGTGGGTAACACCACACATGAGAACCTGTCAGGCGGCAAGGCAGGACGCAGCCGCTGGAAGGGCAAGAGGCCGAGTGTTCGCGGAACGGCCATGAATCCGGTCGATCACCCGCACGGCGGCGGCGAGGGCAAGGCAACGGCCGGCCGTCACCCGGTGACCCCGTGGGGCGTGCCGACGCTGGGCTACCGCACCCGCAAGAAGGGCAAGCAGAGCGACCGCTACATCGTCCGTTCACGCAGGAAAGGCCGCTAGGAGGAGTAAATGAGCAGATCTATCAAAAAAGGACCTTTCGTCAGCGAGAAACTGCTCGCGCGAGTCGAGAAGATGAACGAGTCTGGCAAGAAGCAGATGATCAAGACCTGGTCAAGGTCATCAACCGTCTTCCCGGAGATGGTCAGCCACACGATCGCTGTCTACGATGGGCGGAAGCATGTACCCATCTTCGTCACTGAAAGCATGGTCGGGCACAAGCTGGGCGAATTCGCCCCGACGCGGACATTCCGCGGCCACGGCCACCACACCGACCGAAGCACGTCGCTGAAATAGGGAATAAATGGCTGATACAGCAACAAAGAAAAAGAGCTCAAAAAAGGAAGCAGTCGAGCCGGAAGAGGCGGGAACCGCCACGGCAACGGCCAAGTATGTGCGCGTATCCGCCCGCAAGATGCGGCTGGTAGCGGACATGGTCCGGGGCAAGGGTGTCGCCGAGGCCCGCACGGTGCTGGCTTTCTCCACCAAGAATGCCGCGAAAGTCGTGACCAAGGTACTCGGTTCGGCGGTTGCCAACGCTGAGAACAACCACGACATGAGCGCTGACGAGCTTTATATAAGCACGATCCTGGTAAATGAAGGGCCGACGCTGAAGCGCATCCGGCCGCGGGCCATGGGCCGCGCCTTCCGGGTCCGCAAGCGCACCTGTCACGTGACGGTCGAATTGGCCACTAGAAAGGAGGGATAGTATGGGTCAGAAAGTCCATCCGGGAGGAATGCGCCTGGGAATAATCCATGACTGGAAATCCCACTGGTACAGCGAGAAAGATTTTGCCAATTTTTTGATCGAGGATCTGAAGATCCGGGCACACATCCGCAGCAAACTGCGTCACGCGGCGCTGTCGGATATCCATATCAAGAAGGATGCGCAGAAGATAACGATCGACATCCACACCGCCAGGCCGGGTATCGTCATCGGCAAGAGCGGCGCTGAAGTGGACGCGCTTCGCCGGGAGATCCACGACATGACCGGCAAGGCCGTGCAGGCCAACATCATCGAGGTCAAGCGCCCCGAACTGGACGCCAACCTGGTGGCACAGTCAATCGCCGAGCAGCTGGAAGGCCGCGTAGCCTTCAGGCGGGCGATGAAGAGAGCCATCACCTCGGCCATCCGTTCCGGCGCCGAGGGAATCAAGGTGGCCTGTGCCGGCCGCCTCGGCGGCGCCGAAATGGCGCGGACCGAGGGTTATAGCGAAGGACGGGTGCCGCTGCACACGCTGCGCGCGGATATCGATTACGGTTTCACCGAGGCCCGCACGACTTTCGGCCGCATCGGCGTGAAGGTCTGGATCAACAAGGGCGAGATCATGCCCGAAGGCTTCAACATGGACAAACTGAAAGCTGACCGCCGCCTGGGCGAGGTAGATGCCCAGAGGCGCAAGTAGCCGCAAGGCATAGCGAAGACAAGGCTGAAGAATGCTATTACCGAAAAGAACAAAACATCGTAAACAGCACCGGGGCCGCATGAGGGGCGCGACCAAGGGTGGATTCCGGGTCGAGCACGGCGAGTTCGGGCTCAAGGCCATGGAGCCGGGCTGGATCACAAACAGGCAGATCGAGGCGGCGCGTGTGGCGATGACCCGCCATATCAAGCGCGGCGGCAAGGTGTGGATCAACATCTTCCCGCACAAGCCTGTGACCGAGAAGCCGGCTGAGACCCGCATGGGTGGCGGCAAGGGCTCTCCGGAGCAGTGGGTGTCAGTGGTCAAGCCGGGCAGGGTAATGTTCGAACTTTCCGGCGTGGCCCAGCCCGTCGCCAAGGAAGCAATGAGGCTGGCAGCCCACAAGCTGCCGATCAAGTGTAAATTCGTGACACGCGAGGGTGATCTCTTTGAAGGCTAACGAGCTGCGCGACCTGTCGGACGAGGAGCTGATCGAGCGCATGCGTGAGACACGCAAGCAGCTTTTCAACCTGCGGTTCCAGCATGCCACAGGCCAGCTGGACAACCCACGGAAACTGAGGCTGGTGCGGCAGGACATCGCCCGCATCATGACGGTCCAGGGTGAGCGCGAACGCGTCGCCGCCACGACCGAGGGCCAGGAGGCTTAAGTGAGCGCTAAAGCAAAGGTAGAAGAAAAAGTTTTGGCCAGCGGCAACCGCAAGGAGCGCCGTGGCATCGTCACCAGCGACAAGATGGACAAGACCATCACTGTCCGCATCGACACCGCCAAGGCCCACAGGCTTTATGGCAAGACCGTGCGCCGGTCGCGCAAGCTGGCGGTTCATGACGAGAACAATGAGGCTGGCATAGGCGATACAGTACGTATCATCGAGACCAGGCCGCTGTCGAAGAACAAGCGCTGGCGCCTGGCAGAGATCATCGAGAAGGCTGAATAGCCGGACAGAATAGCCGGTAATCCCGGAAACCGTTAAGAGAAACAGGATTCCCAAGTGATACAGGTAGAGACAAGGTTAAAGATAGCCGACAACACCGGCGCCCGCGAGCTCCTGTGCATCAGGATCAAGGGTGGTTCCCACAGGCGTTATGCCCGGGTGGGCGACACAATCGTCGGCACCGTGAAGGTCGCCAGTCCCGGTGGGGCGGTCAAGAAGGGCGAGGTCGTCACCGCGGTCGTAGTCCGCTGCAAGAAGGAACTGGGCCGCAAGGATGGCACCTACATAGCTTTCGACGAGAACGCGGCAGTGCTGATCGACGCCGCCAAGAACCCCCGGGGAACCCGTATATTCGGCCCCGTGGCCAGGGAGCTCCGCGACAAGAGTTTCATGAAGATCGTTTCGCTGGCGCCGGAAGTCCTCTAGCGCCGGCAGTAAGAGGAGAAGCTGAATTGTCTGACAAGATGAAGATAAAAAAGGGAGACACCGTCCTGGTCGTGGCCGGCAAGGCCCGCGGCAAGACCGGCAAGGTCCTGAGGGTCGAACCTGACAAGAACCGGGTGGTGGTCGAGCGCCTGAACATGATCAAGCGGCACCGTCGCCCGTCGCCCCAGAATCCCCAGGGGATCATCGAGAAAGAATCGCCGATCCACGTCTCCAACGTGATGTATTACTGCTCGCGCTGCAGCGACGGAGTCCGGCTGGGAGCCAAGCGCACCGACAGCGGCCGTCTGCGCGTCTGCAGAAGCTGCGGCACAGAATTCGAATAAGGTCCATCTCCAGAGAGATAAGGAAAAATGGCACGACTAAAAGAACAGTTTGAAAAGGAATTCATTCCCGCGCTCAAGGAAGAGCTGGCGCTGGGCAACACCATGGAGGTGCCCAGGGTCTCCAAGATCTGCGTGAATATGGGTGTAGGCGAGGCCAAGACCGACGCC from Actinomycetota bacterium harbors:
- the rplN gene encoding 50S ribosomal protein L14, whose amino-acid sequence is MIQVETRLKIADNTGARELLCIRIKGGSHRRYARVGDTIVGTVKVASPGGAVKKGEVVTAVVVRCKKELGRKDGTYIAFDENAAVLIDAAKNPRGTRIFGPVARELRDKSFMKIVSLAPEVL
- a CDS encoding 50S ribosomal protein L24, with the translated sequence MKIKKGDTVLVVAGKARGKTGKVLRVEPDKNRVVVERLNMIKRHRRPSPQNPQGIIEKESPIHVSNVMYYCSRCSDGVRLGAKRTDSGRLRVCRSCGTEFE